Part of the Deltaproteobacteria bacterium genome is shown below.
GAAAGGTTTCGCGTACACCGTAGACGGAGATGTCTATTTCTCTGTGGAAAAATTTTCCTCTTATGGAAAGCTATCCGGGCGTGACCTGGAAGAAATGCGTGCCGGAGCCCGGGTGGAGGTGGACGAACGGAAAAACAATCCCCTCGATTTTGCTTTGTGGAAATCCAGCAAGCCGGGAGAGCCTGAATGGGACAGTCCTTGGGGCCGAGGACGCCCGGGGTGGCATATCGAATGCTCGGCAATGAGCCAGCGTTATTTAGGAGAGAGCTTTGATATCCATGGCGGGGGCCAAGACCTAATTTTCCCCCACCACGAGAACGAGATTGCCCAGTCGGAGGCCGCAACAGGGAAACCCTTCGTACGTTTCTGGGTCCATAACGGATTCGTGAACATCAACCACGAAAAAATGTCCAAGTCCTTAGGCAATATTTTGGCCATTCGGGATTTACTCCAGGACCATCATCCCGAAGTCCTCCGCCTCTTTCTTCTTTCCAACCATTACCGCAGCCCGGTGGATTTCTCCTTGCAAAACATGATCGAGGCCAGAGTCAGTCTTGACCGGTTTTACTACGCTCTGCAGGAAATCGAAGACTTTTTAACCCAGAGAGGGGAAAGTAGGCCGGCAACAACACCGCAGCCCCCCAAGGGAGTGACCCGGGAGCTTAGCGAGAAAATCTCCAACACCCAGGGAGAGTTTTTAGAGGCCATGGAGGCCGATTTCAACACAGCTTTGGCTTTAGGTTATCTTCATGATCTAAACCGGACTTTGAACCGGGCCATGGTAGAAAAAAGTTTCCGTCAAGACCCAGTAGCAGCGTCGCTCCTGGCCGAAGGGAAGAAATTCTTGTTAACGAGCGGCAAGATTTTGGGCCTTTTCCAGATGGCTCCAGTTGAGTATTTCGCCAGTCAACGGAGGAAATTTCTAAAGTCCAAGGGTCTCCGCGAAGAGGAAATAATAGAGCTCATCGCTAAAAGGGAGGCAGCTCGCCAAGCCAAGGATTGGGCTTTGGCGGACGAGATCCGCGCCCGGGCCGGCGATTGGGGGGTCCTCCTGGAGGACGGACCCAAAGGAACCAGCTGGAAACCGGCCTAAGAAGTTCGGGGTTAAGAGTTCGGAGAAAGGAAAACTATTTTTAACTCTGAACTCCGAACTAATAAATCCTAACTTTTTTTTCGTTTGGGTGTATAATAAGAAATGGTGTTTTGTCACTCGTGCGGGAAGGCCATCGCGATGAAGGGC
Proteins encoded:
- the cysS gene encoding cysteine--tRNA ligase, with the protein product MPLKIYNTLTKKKEEFLPLQKGKVSMYVCGVTVYDRCHIGHARAAVVFDVIFRFLRYRGYEVTYVRNYTDVDDKIIKRANQEGVSCQEIAKRHIQEYEEDMEALGMERPTHEPRATENISQIIDLVKKLVEKGFAYTVDGDVYFSVEKFSSYGKLSGRDLEEMRAGARVEVDERKNNPLDFALWKSSKPGEPEWDSPWGRGRPGWHIECSAMSQRYLGESFDIHGGGQDLIFPHHENEIAQSEAATGKPFVRFWVHNGFVNINHEKMSKSLGNILAIRDLLQDHHPEVLRLFLLSNHYRSPVDFSLQNMIEARVSLDRFYYALQEIEDFLTQRGESRPATTPQPPKGVTRELSEKISNTQGEFLEAMEADFNTALALGYLHDLNRTLNRAMVEKSFRQDPVAASLLAEGKKFLLTSGKILGLFQMAPVEYFASQRRKFLKSKGLREEEIIELIAKREAARQAKDWALADEIRARAGDWGVLLEDGPKGTSWKPA